The following proteins come from a genomic window of Loxodonta africana isolate mLoxAfr1 chromosome 19, mLoxAfr1.hap2, whole genome shotgun sequence:
- the EGR3 gene encoding early growth response protein 3 isoform X1: MTGKLAEKLPVTMSSLLNQLPDNLYPEEIPSALNLFSGSSDSVAHYNQMATENVMDIGLPNEKPNPELSYSGSFQPAPGNKTVTYLGKFAFDSPSNWCQDNIISLMSAGILGVPPASGALSTQTSTASMVQPPQGDVEAMYPALPPYSNCSDLYSEPVSFHDPQGNPGLAYSPQDYQSAKPALDSNLFPMIPDYNLYHHPNDMGSIPEHKPFQGMDPIRVNPPPITPLETIKAFKDKQIHPGFGSLPQPPLTLKPIRPRKYPNRPSKTPLHERPHACPAEGCDRRFSRSDELTRHLRIHTGHKPFQCRICMRSFSRSDHLTTHIRTHTGEKPFACEFCGRKFARSDERKRHAKIHLKQKEKKAEKGGAPSASSAPPVSLAPVVTTCA; encoded by the exons ATGACCGGCAAACTCGCCGAGAAGCTGCCGGTGACCATGAGCAGTTTGCTAAATCAACTGCCTGACAATCTGTATCCCGAGGAGATCCCCAGCGCGCTCAATCTCTTCTCCGGCAGCAGCGACTCGGTGGCCCATTACAATCAGATGGCTACAG AGAATGTGATGGACATCGGTCTGCCCAACGAGAAGCCCAACCCGGAACTCTCTTACTCGGGCTCCTTTCAGCCAGCCCCCGGCAACAAGACCGTGACCTACTTGGGAAAGTTCGCCTTCGACTCCCCTTCTAACTGGTGCCAGGACAACATCATTAGCCTCATGAGCGCCGGCATCTTGGGGGTGCCCCCGGCCTCAGGGGCGCTAAGCACGCAGACGTCTACGGCCAGCATGGTGCAGCCACCGCAGGGCGACGTGGAGGCCATGTATCCGGCGCTGCCCCCCTATTCCAACTGCAGCGATCTCTACTCAGAGCCCGTGTCTTTCCACGACCCCCAGGGCAATCCCGGGCTCGCCTATTCCCCCCAGGATTACCAATCGGCCAAACCGGCCTTGGACAGCAACCTTTTCCCAATGATTCCTGACTACAACCTGTACCACCACCCCAACGACATGGGCTCCATTCCGGAGCATAAGCCCTTCCAGGGCATGGACCCCATCCGGGTCAACCCGCCCCCTATTACCCCCTTGGAGACCATCAAGGCCTTCAAAGACAAGCAGATCCACCCGGGTTTCGGCAGCCTGCCCCAGCCACCGCTCACGCTCAAACCCATCAGACCCCGCAAGTACCCTAACCGGCCTAGCAAAACCCCGCTCCACGAGCGGCCCCACGCGTGCCCAGCAGAGGGTTGTGACCGCCGTTTCAGCCGCTCGGACGAGCTGACCCGGCACCTGCGCATCCACACGGGCCACAAGCCGTTTCAATGCCGGATCTGCATGCGGAGCTTCAGCCGAAGCGACCACCTCACCACTCACATCCGCACGCATACGGGTGAGAAGCCCTTTGCCTGCGAATTCTGTGGGCGCAAGTTTGCGCGTAGCGACGAGCGCAAACGTCACGCCAAGATCCACCTCAAGCAAAAGGAGAAGAAGGCAGAGAAGGGAGGTGCGCCCTCTGCGTCTTCGGCGCCCCCCGTGTCCCTGGCCCCCGTGGTCACCACCTGCGCCTGA
- the EGR3 gene encoding early growth response protein 3 isoform X2: MEPCAAWSPRGGRENVMDIGLPNEKPNPELSYSGSFQPAPGNKTVTYLGKFAFDSPSNWCQDNIISLMSAGILGVPPASGALSTQTSTASMVQPPQGDVEAMYPALPPYSNCSDLYSEPVSFHDPQGNPGLAYSPQDYQSAKPALDSNLFPMIPDYNLYHHPNDMGSIPEHKPFQGMDPIRVNPPPITPLETIKAFKDKQIHPGFGSLPQPPLTLKPIRPRKYPNRPSKTPLHERPHACPAEGCDRRFSRSDELTRHLRIHTGHKPFQCRICMRSFSRSDHLTTHIRTHTGEKPFACEFCGRKFARSDERKRHAKIHLKQKEKKAEKGGAPSASSAPPVSLAPVVTTCA; the protein is encoded by the exons ATGGAGCCATGTGCGGCGTGGAGTCCCCGCGGTGGGAGAG AGAATGTGATGGACATCGGTCTGCCCAACGAGAAGCCCAACCCGGAACTCTCTTACTCGGGCTCCTTTCAGCCAGCCCCCGGCAACAAGACCGTGACCTACTTGGGAAAGTTCGCCTTCGACTCCCCTTCTAACTGGTGCCAGGACAACATCATTAGCCTCATGAGCGCCGGCATCTTGGGGGTGCCCCCGGCCTCAGGGGCGCTAAGCACGCAGACGTCTACGGCCAGCATGGTGCAGCCACCGCAGGGCGACGTGGAGGCCATGTATCCGGCGCTGCCCCCCTATTCCAACTGCAGCGATCTCTACTCAGAGCCCGTGTCTTTCCACGACCCCCAGGGCAATCCCGGGCTCGCCTATTCCCCCCAGGATTACCAATCGGCCAAACCGGCCTTGGACAGCAACCTTTTCCCAATGATTCCTGACTACAACCTGTACCACCACCCCAACGACATGGGCTCCATTCCGGAGCATAAGCCCTTCCAGGGCATGGACCCCATCCGGGTCAACCCGCCCCCTATTACCCCCTTGGAGACCATCAAGGCCTTCAAAGACAAGCAGATCCACCCGGGTTTCGGCAGCCTGCCCCAGCCACCGCTCACGCTCAAACCCATCAGACCCCGCAAGTACCCTAACCGGCCTAGCAAAACCCCGCTCCACGAGCGGCCCCACGCGTGCCCAGCAGAGGGTTGTGACCGCCGTTTCAGCCGCTCGGACGAGCTGACCCGGCACCTGCGCATCCACACGGGCCACAAGCCGTTTCAATGCCGGATCTGCATGCGGAGCTTCAGCCGAAGCGACCACCTCACCACTCACATCCGCACGCATACGGGTGAGAAGCCCTTTGCCTGCGAATTCTGTGGGCGCAAGTTTGCGCGTAGCGACGAGCGCAAACGTCACGCCAAGATCCACCTCAAGCAAAAGGAGAAGAAGGCAGAGAAGGGAGGTGCGCCCTCTGCGTCTTCGGCGCCCCCCGTGTCCCTGGCCCCCGTGGTCACCACCTGCGCCTGA